Proteins encoded by one window of Manihot esculenta cultivar AM560-2 chromosome 10, M.esculenta_v8, whole genome shotgun sequence:
- the LOC110623911 gene encoding uncharacterized protein LOC110623911 isoform X2, giving the protein MPSSSGGELAYQQLCSEVTLEFNDCSKQVLEMESLFLNPDCSRVDLAQLLRAVQTQEKQKLHLTATIQVLKKAGRPSERLVSHENCRFTKPMEHECVHVHEITEAAGTEEAEADAEYDNALKEAIRGVQDAVTAINEHLEEVKYEIDALEDE; this is encoded by the exons ATGCCAAGCTCAAGCG GAGGGGAATTAGCTTACCAACAGCTTTGTAGTGAGGTCACACTAGAGTTCAATGACTGCTCGAAACAA GTCCTTGAAATGGAGTCCCTATTTCTAAATCCTGATTGTAGCCGAGTTGATCTTGCTCAGCTGCTTAGAGCTGTTCAAACGCAGGAAAAGCAGAAATTACATTTG ACTGCAACAATTCAGGTGTTGAAGAAGGCTGGTCGGCCATCAGAACGTCTGGTGAGCCATGAAAATTGCAGGTTTACAAAACCAATGGAGCATGAGTGTGTGCATGTCCATGAAATAACTGAAGCTGCTGGAACTGAAGAGGCAGAAGCAGATGCTGAGTATGATAATGCACTCAAGGAAGCCATTAGAGGAGTCCAGGATGCTGTGACTGCCATAAATGAACATTTAGAAGAAGTCAAGTATGAGATTGATGCCCTTGAAGATGAGTGA
- the LOC110623911 gene encoding uncharacterized protein LOC110623911 isoform X1 — translation MITEDLEKKLNLAEPMELETHHQSNNKSSQTIILLRRFLLIQQRRAQAYAKLKRGFDEYMVSGGELAYQQLCSEVTLEFNDCSKQVLEMESLFLNPDCSRVDLAQLLRAVQTQEKQKLHLTATIQVLKKAGRPSERLVSHENCRFTKPMEHECVHVHEITEAAGTEEAEADAEYDNALKEAIRGVQDAVTAINEHLEEVKYEIDALEDE, via the exons ATGATAACAGAAGATCTCGAGAAAAAGTTGAACCTAGCAGAGCCCATGGAGTTAGAAACACATCACCAAAGTAACAACAAATCCTCTCAAACCATCATTTTGCTTCGCAGATTCCTTCTCATTCAGCAGCGTAGAGCTCAAGCTTATGCCAAGCTCAAGCG GGGTTTTGATGAATATATGGTTTCAGGAGGGGAATTAGCTTACCAACAGCTTTGTAGTGAGGTCACACTAGAGTTCAATGACTGCTCGAAACAA GTCCTTGAAATGGAGTCCCTATTTCTAAATCCTGATTGTAGCCGAGTTGATCTTGCTCAGCTGCTTAGAGCTGTTCAAACGCAGGAAAAGCAGAAATTACATTTG ACTGCAACAATTCAGGTGTTGAAGAAGGCTGGTCGGCCATCAGAACGTCTGGTGAGCCATGAAAATTGCAGGTTTACAAAACCAATGGAGCATGAGTGTGTGCATGTCCATGAAATAACTGAAGCTGCTGGAACTGAAGAGGCAGAAGCAGATGCTGAGTATGATAATGCACTCAAGGAAGCCATTAGAGGAGTCCAGGATGCTGTGACTGCCATAAATGAACATTTAGAAGAAGTCAAGTATGAGATTGATGCCCTTGAAGATGAGTGA